A window of Gemmobacter sp. genomic DNA:
CGTGGCGACGCTGGCCTGGAACGGCTACCGGCATTTCGAACTGTATTACGCCATCGCCGGCATCGGCGCCGTGTGCCACACCATCAACCCGCGCCTGTTCCCTGACCAGATCGCCTGGATCATGACCCATGCGGCGGATACCGCGCTGTTCTTTGACCTGACCTTTGCGCCGCTGGTTACCGCGCTGCGGCCGCGCATGCCCGCAGGGATCAAGCTGGTCGCGATGACCGATGCCGCGCATCGCCCCGACATGGCGGATGTTGCGGTCTATGAGGATTTGCTGGCCGGCCAGCCCGCCCGCTACGGCTGGCCGACGATCCCCGAGGATACCGCCTCGGGCCTGTGCTATACCTCGGGCACCACGGGGGATCCCAAGGGGGCGCTGTATACTCACCGCTCCAGCCTGATGCACAGTTTCTCGGTGATCCTTGGCGCGCCCGGATCGTTCGGGCGCGGGCAGCGCATCCTGCCGGTGGTGCCGCTGTTCCATGTCAACGCCTGGGGCCTGCCGTTTTCCGCCCCGCTGTCGGCCACCGATCTGGTGTTCCCGGGGCCGCGGCTGGATGGCGCCTCGCTGTGGGATCTGATGGACACCCAAGGGGTCACCGCCGGCTGGGGCGTGCCCACCGTCTGGGCCGGGCTGATCGACGAGATGCGAAAGCGCGGCGCGAAACCGGCGGCGCTGCATACCCTGCTGATCGGCGGGTCCGCCGTGCCCCCCGCCATGATCCGCGCGCTGGAGGAAGACTTCGGCGTCGAGGTGCTGCACGGCTGGGGCATGACGGAAATGAGCCCCGTCGGCACCATCAGCCGCCCCGAACCCGGGCAGGATACCGAAACCCGCATCGCCGCCCGCATCCCGCAGGGCAAGCGGCTGTTCGGGGTGGATCTGAAGATCGTCGATGACGATGGCGCGCGCCAGCCGCATGATGGCGTGGCGCAGGGCGAATTGCTGGTGCGCGGGCCGGCCATCATCTCGGGCTATTACAACGATGCGGCGGCCAGCGCCAAGGCGTTCGATGCCGACGGCTGGTTCCGCACCGGCGACGTGGCAAAGATCAGCCCCGAAGGCGACCTGCTGATCGTGGACCGCACCAAGGATCTGATCAAGTCGGGCGGCGAATGGATTTCGTCGATTGATCTGGAAAATGCCGCCGTGTCGCACCCGGCCGTGGCCATTGCGGCGGCCATCGCGGTGCCGCATCCGAAATGGGACGAACGCCCGCTGCTGGCCGTGGTGCTGCGCCCCGGCGCCACCGTGACCGAGGCCGAGATCCTGGCCCATATCGGCAAGACCATGGCGAAATGGCAGCTGCCCGATGCGGTGGCCTTTGTCGATACCA
This region includes:
- a CDS encoding long-chain-fatty-acid--CoA ligase gives rise to the protein MLTGLMMDRPLSIPAVIDYAADVTPGRRIVSSTVEGGIHDYSYAQSRDRIGQLAHALVAMGVKPGDRVATLAWNGYRHFELYYAIAGIGAVCHTINPRLFPDQIAWIMTHAADTALFFDLTFAPLVTALRPRMPAGIKLVAMTDAAHRPDMADVAVYEDLLAGQPARYGWPTIPEDTASGLCYTSGTTGDPKGALYTHRSSLMHSFSVILGAPGSFGRGQRILPVVPLFHVNAWGLPFSAPLSATDLVFPGPRLDGASLWDLMDTQGVTAGWGVPTVWAGLIDEMRKRGAKPAALHTLLIGGSAVPPAMIRALEEDFGVEVLHGWGMTEMSPVGTISRPEPGQDTETRIAARIPQGKRLFGVDLKIVDDDGARQPHDGVAQGELLVRGPAIISGYYNDAAASAKAFDADGWFRTGDVAKISPEGDLLIVDRTKDLIKSGGEWISSIDLENAAVSHPAVAIAAAIAVPHPKWDERPLLAVVLRPGATVTEAEILAHIGKTMAKWQLPDAVAFVDTIPMTATGKISKKDLRVQLKDHYATAG